The Eriocheir sinensis breed Jianghai 21 chromosome 29, ASM2467909v1, whole genome shotgun sequence genomic interval CAAGTTAATGTGAAGGGGAAAGTCAGCTTGAGGTACAGTTTGCTTGAGAATTGGCCAGTGACATAGTGGTTACCAGGGTAGAGGGCAGGACTTATTTTTCAAGATAATGTAAACAGCATAAGTGACTCACCTTGAGGTACTCGTTTTGCCTCATCTTCTTCCTGGGTGGCTGCCCAACGTCATCTTCATCCGACACATCCATCTCCTCAGCGTCCTCCTTGTCTGACTCATCCAGCTGAATCTCCTTGATCTCCTGTGACACCAATGAGACGAGGGAGAGTTAGTTCAACTGATGAGAGCCTGGTGGCATTGGTGgcacttgtgtgtatgtgtgtgtatgaatctctctctctctctctctctctctctctctctctctctctctctctcctcttcacaaTAATTATCGAAGGATATGCAGTAGAAACACCTTACTGCAATAGGTGATCTATTTCACAAACCACTGCAGCTGAAGGACGAGTCAATAACCTGTTTACAAGAGCCAGCCACCCAGCCTTGAAAATTCTACTAAATGGCACAAAAAAGGGATTCCAGATTTGGGGAAAGTGGAGTGACGAAAAATATTAACTATAAAACACCCACCCACGCATGCACGCATTCACgcatgcaagcacacacacacacacacacacacacacacacacacacaaagggactcCTGGATGCCACCACCATCTGAACCCCATCCATGGCTGCTCCGTTACTGCCTTACCTGGGCAGGCCCCACCTACCTGCCACTGGGCTCCATAATTGAGTCTTGGGTGTGACTGGACGAGGGCTTTAAAGAATATTCCAATTGGCTATAACTCAGACCTTGCCATGGGTGGGGGTTCGTCCATTGGGGAAGCGTGGATAAATTAAATGGACGGGACTAAATGGAATATAAAGAAGCGTATGTTATGTGTAGAAAACTGgagagcgaaaaaaaagaaaaggaaacacaaTCAGAattcttatatttaaaaaaagtgTTGAGAGCTCAGTTGCTGCGCCAAGAGCGACGTTGAACACccatgctcttcctccttcctcagccactcctcttcctgcttctgctcctgctcctcctattgCTACTCCTCAGTTCTTACCAGCCACAGACTTCTCCACTGAGCCTGAGTCATGCCTAGCCTGAAGAGCTCTGCCAAACTGATCCATGCTCTCGTGACAAGTCTGCCACCACCTTGGCCAGGAGTCAGTCCTTCACTTGACTCCCTCACTCTCTGGTTAATTTACATCGCCTCTTTTCCTGCTGCCTTGAGCCACCTTGGAAGTGTCCCCTCACAAGCCACTTCCCCACCCTGGACCAAGGAAACACTGCAGGGGGACATCCTTCCAAGTGAGCAAGCAGCAGGAAAGGGTGacataaatttgtgtgaaaatgatGAATCGAAACTGGAGACTGACTGTTTACTGCtgactttccttccctcgttcattCCTTCTCACTCTATCATCGTCTTgctaccactcactcactcattcattcactctcacCAAGAATACTGCATGCAACTTTTTACCTGTTGGCATATAGTACATGATAGTGACAACTAGATTGCACTTGTGAGGGCTGGGGATCACTTCCTCGTCAGGGGAGAGCAGAAATAAAATATGTAACAGGACTTTTGGATGGTGCTTGGCTGGGAGTTGAGGCAAAAATTGATGCTCCCCAGCCAAATAGGATGCTCagccctcactcactctcactacAAAGCTTTCCTGGGGTCAAGACACCACAGCCTGATGTGATTAAGAATATTTCAGTTTTCACAGTTTACAATTCTTGGGgacttactttcttttttatagCATTGATGGCATGTGTCTGGCCACTAGCATATTACAAGTCTGGGAGAATGAGGTGGAAActtcagagagagacagacataaagaGAAAATGCAGTAAGTTattgaagaaaatagaagaaactaAGGTAAACAAAATCAAACTGAGAAACAAATGCAATTAAACTGATGGTTTAAAAAAAattggaggataaaaaaagaaaaaagataaagaaaaaaatgtgaagacacACAGAATGAAAGATgttaagacagacagactaagAAAGAGTGAGTCAagtaaaaacagacagacaaagagaggagtaaaacagataaaaagagaagtaaagatggACCAGGACACTCAATGAAGGGCTGTGGCACGGGCCCAGAGAAGCTTTGCTACAAGGTGATtcataaaagaaatagaaaaatccCCATTTGTGGTCCACGTTCACCCAGTGTGCACCATGAACGCGGCTGGCCAACGTTGACACGAGTGCGCCGTGAACGTGGCCCAGCGGGCGTTCACACAGTGTGCACAGTGAACGTGGACTGCCCACTGCTCCGCCCACAGGACCCGGCCCGCGGCCACACAGAGAGCCAACCCAGAGGAGACGCATCACTGCTAAGTGTGTTTGAGAAACTGGCCAACCTCTAAAATTTTGctcttgtataaatataattgatAAAGTATTATCACTCAAAATGGCATGGAAACTCCAACTATGTCATGTGTGCACTAATGCACTCAGGCTAAGTTAAAACAAAGCAGAAATATGTGAAGCTAGTCTAGAGAAAGCACCGAAAAACTACCCAAGATTTTAAAGATCAATCAGTCTCTCCGTAATCCCTCTCCAGGGTGTCTAGTACACGAGGGTGTGCGGGGAGCGGGGTGGCGGCATCCTGTGGGCGGGCGGTGCCAGAGGGGAGCCGTACCTCGGCCTGCTTCTTCCACATCTCAATGTTGCGCCTCTGTGCCTTGGTGAAGTGGTCCCAGACCTTCTGGTGACCTGCCGCGACGAAGACTCTCTCGATCTGACCGACTGAGTGACGGGAGGAGAGACATGTGCAGGTCAATAGGAGTGGCCCGGCCTGCAGGGGGGGAGGGAGCTGCCTGCAGGTCCCCCGGGTGAAGGACGGTGCCACTCACTTACTGCCCGGCCTGCTGACTGGACTCTTGTAACATGGGGGTGACTGGCTCCCCATCCAGCCCCATGCCTCCAACCCACACCTCTCATGCTGCTGCTAAACCCTTCCCAGGTCCCCAagatgctactgctgctgctacagcTGCTTCTCTTGCATGCCTTGTACACTAAACAAACCTTTTATCACTGCTGTTGTATTCTAATATTAATCTCACTATGTGTAATGATGCCACACATGAgttataaataatgaaagaaagcacCAAAGTCCAGATGAGTATTTGTTGCCACTAAGTGCAACCTATAAACTATGCCAAAGACAATATGACATTTCCAAGACTTGTACGGCATGAGAGTGCATTGAACATCCAAGAGGTGAGGGACTGCCTAAGGGAGTTCAGACAAGAAGAATTCACTAGGTCATCCATTTCCTTAGGGGGGCTTGTCATGGACTTTGCTACACTGAACAGCAGCAGTGGGTCAAGGTGGACCTCATGTCTTCCCCTGAGTGGTGTGGGTGTAgtaggaggggaggtgagggaccAGCAGACACATACTCCACCTGGTCTGTGGCACACTCTACAGGGCAGTGAGTGGGTACTGTggatctgacctgacctgacctagcctgatctccttctcctccttcttcacttccagATAGACTGACTTAAGGTTAGTTGGTCAGCAGATCATACCTTAGCAATGGCCAGCTGTCTCTTAGGTCAAGTGAAATTAACATAATACAAATTAAGAGTAATTCTTAATCCCTATCTGCGCTTTTCTAATAACTGTAATATTGTTAACTGTACCATCAAGTCCTCTGCTGTCCGTGTGTCTTTATCCACAAGTTATCAGTGAAAAATGTCTCAGTTAAACTGAGGACACACTCACTACACACACTCTGGCTCCTAATGTGTGGGATGAACACGACCAGTACCACATGAGCTAGCTTAAGGACCCAGCTGGGGTGCTCTCTGGTACACACTTGTAATGGGGACCTAAAATACTCCAGGTGCTCACCCCAGAACCTGAATTTTTTTGCACATTTCAATTTTCAATAATTTTCCTCATTTACTTTATGGCAGTGATTGACAAATTTTACTACTGTCAATAAACTTATATGATGCTGGCAGTACAGTTTAACATATTCAACATAAGTTTCCTCACACAGTTGTGTATTTCCTTAAATCTTATTGTCCTTTGGGGAATAAATCCTTCAAAGTATATTGCACAGCATTCAGGTTCAGTTGGAGCATCTGGATGGAGGCTTCAATAACATTACATAAAATAGCTATGAATGCATGGCACATTTCACATGTAAGATAAAGTGAATTCACTGCATCTGACAAAGTGTCTTTTGTAAGAAAAAAGTTATCATACAGACTGACACCAGAACATTCCTACACCCTGACTCCTACACACCTTGGCAACAACCATCTGAGCTGACCCAGGGAGTGTTTGCCAATTCCTGCACACCATTCCAGTTAATGCTCAGGGCAAGGAAAACACAAATCTGGAGACAGTTGAATTATAAAAAAGTTTAGCAATCTTTGACCATATTTAATTATTAAACTTAGTGCAATATCCCATAGCAATTTTTTTGTTGATGAGTACTGACTGGAGTGATACACATGAACAGACCTCTTTCCTAAGTGTTTACTTACACTGCAAGGTGTCAGGCATCAGGCATGTATCGAGGCAGGAAGTTTTGAACCCTAAATCTCCTTGACAGAGTTAATAAAGCTATCTGAATGTGAAACtgtttatgaaatgaaaaaactGTTACTCCTTTGGATCTTTGTTGTCACTCGGCCACACTGAATGTCTGCAGAGCCAAAATTACTTTCACAAAATTTTCCCCACCCAATGCTCCACTaacctctgcttccttcctcaccctctagCTAGGCACAGTAAATTTTGAATATGCATTTATAAATTATGTAGATATGCCTGCAAGGCATACTGATGGGCAATTTTGGGGAAAATTATGAAACTaaaatatttttatcattttcctgcAAGAAATACTTCCCAGACAATTGTCTGAAGTGAGTCCAGCTGATGATATGACAGTGCTTCCCTCTGGCATTAGAATCTGGAGACTTTGGAAAGAGGTCTGTTGGCAAACAGCCTACACAGCCTACCATCACCACTCCCTCACAGGCGGCAGGGAGGAGTGAACCTGTGCAAGTCATGGCAACAATCACTGGGCTGGATCCTGTCTGAGTGTTCTCCCTATGCCATCATCAACAAAGAAACAATTCTCACATGGTACAAGGAAAAAATACACTGGCATCAGGTTGTGACACATTAGCATATAGGAGGGTGACAGGAAGGACTAGGCTGGGGGTATGTAAGGATGGCGGGAggagttggtagtggtggtggtaatggggatACTTACGTGCTCAGAAGGCTCCCTGCACGAAAGCTGGAAAAAGCTTGCTTAAAATTAATGACAAAGGCAGTACTGTACAGCAAACAAGTGACTGTATAAAGAGGGCTGGCTGGTCAGGCCCTCAAGGGAtccaagatgatgatgatggtgatgatgatgatgcagttaACTCACCATTTCTACCAGCTAGGAAAGGTTCATCTCACTGTTCTTGGAAGccatttcaatctctctctctctttccatgtgTTGAAGGGTCATTTCCACTTATCAaagcacacgagaaattaatctacCAAAGAGTAAATCTTTTCCCCAACATTCTGCCcaagattcgaacccgggcccccGAGACAGGAGGCAGACATTCTATAGTCAagccatttcaaatagtccgttgagACGTTGGCTtccacgggtcctttcctccaCTGCGATGCCACACAGTCTCAacacttatctcttcctctcatatgttagctataggtaacatatgagaggaaaatataggtgttggggctgtgtggcagagcagagtgtAGGAAAGAACCCGTGGAAGCCACACCTCagcggactatttgaaatggtttgactcatagggccgtattacaagtcgaatccgagaagttttgggtcactacagagttcaggatgaataactctgtagggacccgaaacttctcgaatTCGACTTATAATACAGCCCATAGCATCAAGTCAAAGGGATCTCTGTGGCTAAAGACATTTTGGAGTCATCTTCCACATCTCAGGGCCATTATATAACCTTTTGCAATATTTATTTCCTGAGCATAAGCGTAAGCAAAAGCACTTCCCTGCAATTTAAAAGATGCCAAATgtatactctctccctctctgtctctctctctccctctctcatcttacACACCACGTTTAcagtgttgttgctgctgctcctcctgccCTGCCCTGACTCTCTTTCAGTgatgaggtgaaggaaaatgagcCATGGAAGAAGCAACAAGGTGAGtatgaataaaaaatgataaataaaaaaaactaataaaatgcaGACAAACTTACTGTGAATAGCCATAAAAGTAAGGGAgtacatagatacatatataagCAAGGGGGGAGAAGGTGGATACAAATAATTAGGAATCAAGAACGATTTACGGGTGAAGTTTGCAATGTTCAGGGAGAAAGTTGAGAAGAAAAGCaaactgaagaaaagggaaaaggtggaaggaaacaaagaggggaAATAGCAGAGAAGCAACTtggcaaaggagaggaggaaaaggagatgaagaaggaggaagaagaggagaatgaggagcaaATGGTGGATAGTAAAAATAAGGCACTAAAATCATAGCAGTagacacaataaaaaaataaaaaaaacaagcggcagaagcaggagcaggggcagtagcagcagtagcatgaaaagcagaaaaaaaacaataaaaaaaacactaaatgcaaaaaaataaaaaaggaaaggaaaaaatgaaacacAGATAAACCATATAAAAACAAAGTGAtgccaaccacaaccaccaccacagacagacagacagacaaccaacaGCCAAGGATGACGACCAGGAAACCAGCGGGTCCTGCGATCATATCAACAACAGCAAGAAGAACAGCCACCAACGGATCAACCCAAAAAAACAACCAAAGGGAAACGAGTGAGGTGGGTGAAGCTTGTAACGGATATTATGACTAcgtaaaggagggagaagattcGGGACACGGCAGAGGAGGCAAAAACGACTGAACACTTACACTGCATCACGACCCCTTGCATCCTGGCACGCGTCTGCTCTCGGAACTTGGCTAGCTCCTCCTCGTACTGCCCCTTCTCGGTCATGAGGCGACGGACGTGTGAGTTAGTGGACTGGATCATGCCGTAGAAGGTCCCGGCATTGCGTTTGTTGCAATCGCCGCGCTCCAGCCATGTGATGAGGATTTGGGCGGCCTTGGAGAAGCTGTCGTCCACTGCTAAAGGTTGGAAAGGAGACGTTAGTGTGCATGGTGTGAGGAGAAGGATATTCTAATctttgtattagtatttattaacagttatgtggctagtttggcttatTCAATTTTTAAgacggagttagttagaagtgttggatcttTGGAGTTAAGTCGGCTATCACAAACTTGGCCataaaaagcaatataaaaaaatcatcaaaaccaactaaccacaaCTTGAAAAATGTCAAAAAAGAACAAATCACCCTCATTATTGTTACTTAAGACTAATATGATGTTTAAAAATCTGCCGTATGTGTTTGAATGCTGGGGATAAAGTAATGGTGTTTGTTAAGAGTCCAGCTTGACCAGATCACACCCTTAGAACTGTCACTAACCTTTGAGCTGGTCTGCTATTAGAGTCGCCTCATGCTCTGAGTAGTGGACCACCGGCGGGGGGGAGGGCGGGCGGAGACGCTCTGCCTCGATGCGCTCGCGGTGCCTCTGTTCCCGCTGAAGCTGTCTCTGGCGGCACTCCCACTCATACCTGTGCGAGGACATTGTGACGGAGGTGAGTTCAGGACGAAAATAAGATGAGGAAAggcaatttcattttttttaacagcaaaggaagcagctcaagggcaaaaataaagaacaaaaaataaagaagccCACTAAGCTCTGCTCCCacaaaaagaaacagaatgagTGGCCAGAGAGGAAGGTCAATTTTGGATAGAATTGAACTTTCAGGTCTTacgcaggagaaaatacaggcaGAGGAAAGTTGTTCTAGAGATTACcggcgaaagggatgaaaaattgagatgctggttatctcttgcataagggatttggatagcatagggatgagcaagagtggaaaGTCATCTGCAGTGGGGCCacaggaaggggggaggcatgcagttaccaagttcagaagagaagtcagcatgaaaacatcgatagaagatagaaagagatgcaacattatGGTGGAATTTTatgaggtagaagattatcaggaaaagaaggagagttgACGAGAGGAAGACCTGAATAGAGAGGCTGCTAAAGGCGAGCAAAATGGACAACTTCAAGTAGGAGAATGAGGCTGACAAATGGAGGTATGGAGGCTTTCAAAACAAGTCAAGAAAATCCACTCACTGGTCATCCCGGGCTTGAGCATAATCCACGTGCAGCCTCCCAGTGTTTGCCGCCTCTGTGCTGTTGTTGATTCGCATTCGATAacctggagagggagagagagggaggagaaacaaaaaaatgaggaaccatcttctttttcatttatttattttatttcatttttatttattgcaTCTACATTTGTCATGGTTTGTTTAGCCCCTGGTTAGTCAtatgtaatgaaaaaaataaaatcataagCATAACTAcatagagtaagagaggaaaacaaagaaaagagggatgtttttttcttctgcatctgTTTTTTCAGTCCCTCATTTGTCTAATTtatcaaaggaaaaacaaatcatACACATAAGTAAACAGAGACATATACACAGTGACTGAGAGACTAACACacccacaaaaataaataaataaactaaataaataaaaataaatagatgaaaataCAACAGCACTCACCAGTAAAAAAAGATTGCAATGTCCACAAACTCCTccacacaaataaacaacaaataaaataaataagctaATAAAAATACAACTACAACTCCACTCACCAGACAGAAAAATTGCATTGTCCACAAACTCCTCCAGCTCGTAACGGATGTGGCAGAAGTTCTTTTTGCTGAGGCGGATTGTCGTGATTTCGCCGCAGCGCTCAAACACATCGCGCACAATCTCCTCTGCAACATAATGCTTCAGCTCACGCATGTTGTCCGCTGGGGTGAAGGCGTGTGTGGctactaaagtgtgtgtgtgtaggagtgtgtgtggggaggtagATAGGTTAGTAGGGaaggtcaggataggttaggttttgTAGGTAGGTATGTGGGTAGGTATGTAGGTCaataagtaaggttaggttaagttgggtttggtcaggttaggttaggttaggttaggtaggtaaggtaaggtaaggtaaggtaaggtaaggtatggtagggtagggtaggttaggtaaggttagtttaggttaggtaggtagatGAATTTGGTTAGAGTAGGTtaggtagttaggttaggttaggtaggtaaggtaaggtaaggtaaggtaaggtaaggtaaggtaagctaaggtagggtagggtagggtatggtaggttaggttagtttaggttaggtaggtagatGAATTTGGTTAGAGTAGGTtaggtagttaggttaggttaggtaggtaaggtaaggtaaggtagggtagggtagggtagggtagggtatggtatggtatggtaggttaggtaaggttagtttaggttaggtaggtagatGAATTTGGTTAGAGTAGGTtaggtagttaggttaggttaggtaggcatATGCGGTTCCTCTGTGATTATGTGAGGCTTAGGAGACAGGTCAATGCATGTCTCACACTATCTTGTTCAGCATTCAGGTATATGTCCAAGACTCAGCAGAAAGGTAAAGGCACGTCCCGCACTGACTTCAACCATCAAACAAAGACGCACAAACACTCCTTCCCTTGGGTGCATAAGTGTGTGCATTCAAGAGGGTGTATTGAGGGATGTATGCAAGGGGTGTAGCCGAGGGTGTAGGCACATGAGGATGCACTTCAGCCACTGTTTAGGTCGTGACTGAGAGgaatatggagaggaagggagataggaaaaaggCCTGCATactctgaagggaagggaaagtctaGTTGTTTGTTTGGCCTCGACAGGaacagaggaaggtagggaggaaatgacaagggagggggaagagagggatggatggagagagggagggaagaacaaacaggatggaggggaggatttgaaatgagagggagggagggagggacaaataGAATGACTAATGAatggtaaaaaagaaagaaaaattaagagggAAGAATAAGTGAAGTAGGggatgtgatgagagagagagagagagagagagagagagagagagagagagagagagagagagagagagagagagagagagagagtgaaacaaataaaatgaagtaataaataataataaaagatgaagaaaaaaagaagtgggggATGTGAAttaagagagggaaaataaaggcaATGAGGAATAaacaataagagaaataaaagaaaaaacagtaaaagtAACGAACAATATTACAAAAACCGCaaaaaatgatagataaataaaataaaaaataaaaatacactacaaaacaaaaaaaacatgataaatttGAACATAAAGGAAAGTGGGTGgagcctagagagagagagagagagagagagagagagagagagagagagagagagagagagagagagagagagagagagagagagagagagagagagagagagagagagagagagagagagagagagagagagagagagagagagagagagagagagagagagagagagagagagagagagagagagagagagagagagagagagagagagagagagagagagagagagagagagagagagagagagagagagagagagagagagtgagagagagagagagtgagagagtgagagagagagagagagagagagagagagagagagagagacaaagggaaacCTGTGATCCCGTTATGACCTAAAAGTGTAACAGGTTATTACTGAAAGGCTCTGACCCTAAAATGACCTAAAAAAGAGGAGGTAGTAATTGTTATTATTGtaaacatcatcattattattattactcacatTTTttcttaccattattattattgttgttatttttttcctttcctcaacatcaatataaaccatttattattattgttattactattatcattattattatttttattattattatatcacacACTTACCCGTCACGTTCTCAGGCAGCCCCCCAACAAAAATGGTGCGACACCCAAGGGGCCTCTCCCTGGTGGTGGGGGGCGGCGCCAGGCGGTTGGGGGGCACCAGCACGCAGGTCTTGCAGTGCAGGGGGTTCTTCATGGGCACTGTGAGGCCGTCGGGAGACATCATCCAGCCAAACATGCCCCACGTGATGCGGAAGTCACCACTCTGGGGGAAGCAACGTGCAGAAAGTGGTGGAGGCAAATGTGTTCATCCACCAGCTTTACCTTCAGCCTTGTGTAAAcatatttgtttacttttatcCACAGCTTTGTCTTAATTATTCATATAAATTAAAAACACTCAGCAACTCACCATTGGTGGGCCTTCAGTTGGAGGTCCCATGGGCCCCATTGGTCCCATAGGTCCCATAGGACCCATAGGTCCTCCCATGGGTCCCATTGGTCCCCCCATTGGACCCATGGGTCCTAGTGGCCCCATTGGTCCTCCAGCTGGACCCCACATAGGCCCCCAAGGTCCAGGGCCAGGGCCCATGGGGCCAAACCCAGACCCAGCCGGGCTGGTGGCCTCCAAGGGCTGGACGGGTGTGCtgcctaatcacacacacacacacagttaatggGGATGGTAGCAACAAGAGATAacattaacagtagtagtaataataatatatcaaGTAGTTATTATAAAAAATTCCTTAGCACTGGCAGCTGAATACAGGAAGAGATACAATATATAGACATCCAGAGTTTTGAGAAATAGTTCAACCCACAACAACAAGCAAAGGGCAGCTCACCATTCCCAGCAGGTAGATTGTCATCACTGCTCCGCCCGCTGCTGCTGCCGGCGCCGCTGCTCTCTTTGCGGGGGCGGTCGCGGCGGCGGTCACGGTCACGATCTCGGTCTGGCCGGTCCCTGTCACGGTCCCTATCACGGTCCGAGTCTCTGGAGAGGCAAAGGAGGGGAAACACATCA includes:
- the LOC127005059 gene encoding ecto-NOX disulfide-thiol exchanger 2-like isoform X3, with protein sequence MAAPYGYMGGMMNGPPPMPPMPPGPPPCTTMASPAPAASQGPPNMTMGGMMAPPPPPGPTGPPGPPPPPPGGPVMPADYPAGGEWPLGMMGPGPMGMAPGMGPGLAPAMMGPMQLAVNPATNDAPLEFNTNKNKPPMPVSSNNGEMVESGGPEPILVEDRRDRDRDRDRDRDRDHGRERDRDRERSRGRDRDRDRDRERDRDRDSDRDRDRDRDRPDRDRDRDRRRDRPRKESSGAGSSSGRSSDDNLPAGNGSTPVQPLEATSPAGSGFGPMGPGPGPWGPMWGPAGGPMGPLGPMGPMGGPMGPMGGPMGPMGPMGPMGPMGPPTEGPPMSGDFRITWGMFGWMMSPDGLTVPMKNPLHCKTCVLVPPNRLAPPPTTRERPLGCRTIFVGGLPENVTEEIVRDVFERCGEITTIRLSKKNFCHIRYELEEFVDNAIFLSGYRMRINNSTEAANTGRLHVDYAQARDDQYEWECRQRQLQREQRHRERIEAERLRPPSPPPVVHYSEHEATLIADQLKAVDDSFSKAAQILITWLERGDCNKRNAGTFYGMIQSTNSHVRRLMTEKGQYEEELAKFREQTRARMQGVVMQFGQIERVFVAAGHQKVWDHFTKAQRRNIEMWKKQAEEIKEIQLDESDKEDAEEMDVSDEDDVGQPPRKKMRQNEYLKEENDSLRCQMEAYKNEVDLIKADLKAEVSIRDDQIEAFKKTLQGMQQTLSDNAVRKRQDDAKMAELQAKMKKLREQVGGGSEGGEEEGKEEVDDLLSSLPSAPLSDKNARLIGLTSTFLHIHPKGASVDYIWSFIQQFDKEIRPSDIEAMLNQYPTVYKQITTGVGACLERKWIFTGFESTV
- the LOC127005059 gene encoding ecto-NOX disulfide-thiol exchanger 2-like isoform X1 — translated: MNTTTTAMHPKHLAMTSTSTTADFDTDFDPVLRSLPFLSAGTQTIGYRVRLRMRHILRDVAELAYERPQFFADVPPPPLLVGAKDGPPPMPPMPPGPPPCTTMASPAPAASQGPPNMTMGGMMAPPPPPGPTGPPGPPPPPPGGPVMPADYPAGGEWPLGMMGPGPMGMAPGMGPGLAPAMMGPMQLAVNPATNDAPLEFNTNKNKPPMPVSSNNGEMVESGGPEPILVEDRRDRDRDRDRDRDRDHGRERDRDRERSRGRDRDRDRDRERDRDRDSDRDRDRDRDRPDRDRDRDRRRDRPRKESSGAGSSSGRSSDDNLPAGNGSTPVQPLEATSPAGSGFGPMGPGPGPWGPMWGPAGGPMGPLGPMGPMGGPMGPMGGPMGPMGPMGPMGPMGPPTEGPPMSGDFRITWGMFGWMMSPDGLTVPMKNPLHCKTCVLVPPNRLAPPPTTRERPLGCRTIFVGGLPENVTEEIVRDVFERCGEITTIRLSKKNFCHIRYELEEFVDNAIFLSGYRMRINNSTEAANTGRLHVDYAQARDDQYEWECRQRQLQREQRHRERIEAERLRPPSPPPVVHYSEHEATLIADQLKAVDDSFSKAAQILITWLERGDCNKRNAGTFYGMIQSTNSHVRRLMTEKGQYEEELAKFREQTRARMQGVVMQFGQIERVFVAAGHQKVWDHFTKAQRRNIEMWKKQAEEIKEIQLDESDKEDAEEMDVSDEDDVGQPPRKKMRQNEYLKEENDSLRCQMEAYKNEVDLIKADLKAEVSIRDDQIEAFKKTLQGMQQTLSDNAVRKRQDDAKMAELQAKMKKLREQVGGGSEGGEEEGKEEVDDLLSSLPSAPLSDKNARLIGLTSTFLHIHPKGASVDYIWSFIQQFDKEIRPSDIEAMLNQYPTVYKQITTGVGACLERKWIFTGFESTV
- the LOC127005059 gene encoding ecto-NOX disulfide-thiol exchanger 2-like isoform X2, coding for MNTTTTAMHPKHLAMTSTSTTADFDTDFDPVLRSLPFLSAGTQTIGYRVRLRMRHILRDVAELAYERPQFFADVPPPPLLVGAKDGPPPMPPMPPGPPPCTTMASPAPAASQGPPNMTMGGMMAPPPPPGPTGPPGPPPPPPGGPVMPADYPAGGMMGPGPMGMAPGMGPGLAPAMMGPMQLAVNPATNDAPLEFNTNKNKPPMPVSSNNGEMVESGGPEPILVEDRRDRDRDRDRDRDRDHGRERDRDRERSRGRDRDRDRDRERDRDRDSDRDRDRDRDRPDRDRDRDRRRDRPRKESSGAGSSSGRSSDDNLPAGNGSTPVQPLEATSPAGSGFGPMGPGPGPWGPMWGPAGGPMGPLGPMGPMGGPMGPMGGPMGPMGPMGPMGPMGPPTEGPPMSGDFRITWGMFGWMMSPDGLTVPMKNPLHCKTCVLVPPNRLAPPPTTRERPLGCRTIFVGGLPENVTEEIVRDVFERCGEITTIRLSKKNFCHIRYELEEFVDNAIFLSGYRMRINNSTEAANTGRLHVDYAQARDDQYEWECRQRQLQREQRHRERIEAERLRPPSPPPVVHYSEHEATLIADQLKAVDDSFSKAAQILITWLERGDCNKRNAGTFYGMIQSTNSHVRRLMTEKGQYEEELAKFREQTRARMQGVVMQFGQIERVFVAAGHQKVWDHFTKAQRRNIEMWKKQAEEIKEIQLDESDKEDAEEMDVSDEDDVGQPPRKKMRQNEYLKEENDSLRCQMEAYKNEVDLIKADLKAEVSIRDDQIEAFKKTLQGMQQTLSDNAVRKRQDDAKMAELQAKMKKLREQVGGGSEGGEEEGKEEVDDLLSSLPSAPLSDKNARLIGLTSTFLHIHPKGASVDYIWSFIQQFDKEIRPSDIEAMLNQYPTVYKQITTGVGACLERKWIFTGFESTV